One stretch of Chryseobacterium indologenes DNA includes these proteins:
- a CDS encoding transposase, which produces MLYKEIHIGKFIKEKVDENEITMERICKFLGRDEEAIEGMYNNKSIDADLLLRWSKLLEYDFFRLYSSHLILYAPPAAANKSQQKSDKIPYFRKNIYTQEIKEFIMKRILSGDMTQSEVIKEYSIPKSTLHRWLQKSDING; this is translated from the coding sequence ATGTTATATAAAGAGATCCATATTGGAAAGTTTATTAAGGAGAAGGTTGATGAAAATGAAATAACAATGGAGAGGATATGTAAATTCCTGGGCAGGGATGAAGAGGCCATAGAAGGAATGTACAACAACAAATCAATAGACGCGGATCTCCTTCTGAGATGGAGCAAATTATTGGAATATGATTTTTTCAGACTTTACAGTTCGCATTTAATTTTATATGCTCCTCCGGCAGCTGCCAATAAAAGTCAACAAAAATCTGACAAAATCCCTTACTTCAGAAAAAATATTTATACTCAGGAAATTAAGGAATTTATTATGAAAAGAATTCTTTCAGGAGATATGACCCAGAGTGAGGTAATTAAGGAGTATTCTATTCCTAAAAGTACGCTTCACAGATGGCTTCAGAAAAGTGATATTAACGGATAA
- a CDS encoding TROVE domain-containing protein: MKFNFLKKEKIVVNNHEGAKAYVMTPAEELYSAVVTTGLSDITYEKGNDRLERIQSLIQKNDPEFVAKLAVYARKDMYLRSIPLVLVTELAKETSGTDLVSKTVDGVVQRADEITELLAYYQLANQRTETKKLNRLSKQIQKGLVKSFNKFDEYQFAKYNRKGEVTLKDALFLVHPKAKDENQQTIFNKIVYDILETPYTWEVELSALGQAKYADETEKKQAFKNKWEELIFSNKLGYMATLRNLRNILEAGVSPEAMSKVCSYLSDERAVKNSKQLPFRFLAAYRELKRVDSPYLSSVWNALEDAVLASAQNIKGFGFSTSVVIAADVSGSMQKSVSPKSKVLLYDIGLLMSMILQSQCQNVITGMFGDRWLRTPMPKHGILQNVDALYKREGEVGYSTNGYLVIEDLIKRKEIVDKVMLFTDTQLWDSTGRGNSFENTWNRYKMIAPNAKLYIFDLAGYGRQPIDIKSNDVYLIAGWSDKVFDVLNALEDQKSAIEIIEKVVL, from the coding sequence ATGAAATTTAACTTTCTAAAAAAAGAGAAAATAGTGGTCAATAACCACGAAGGTGCAAAAGCTTATGTGATGACACCTGCCGAAGAATTATATAGTGCTGTGGTTACAACAGGACTGTCGGATATTACTTATGAAAAAGGAAATGACAGATTAGAGAGAATACAATCTCTGATTCAGAAAAATGATCCTGAATTTGTAGCAAAGCTGGCAGTGTATGCCAGAAAAGATATGTATTTGCGTTCTATTCCATTGGTTTTGGTTACGGAACTGGCTAAAGAAACTTCCGGTACTGATCTTGTAAGCAAGACTGTGGATGGTGTAGTGCAAAGGGCCGATGAAATTACGGAATTATTAGCTTATTATCAGCTGGCAAATCAAAGAACGGAAACCAAAAAACTGAACAGATTATCAAAGCAGATCCAGAAAGGTCTGGTGAAATCCTTCAATAAATTTGATGAATATCAATTTGCAAAATACAATAGAAAAGGAGAAGTAACCTTGAAAGATGCTTTGTTTTTGGTGCATCCAAAAGCAAAGGACGAAAACCAGCAGACCATTTTCAATAAGATTGTTTATGACATTTTAGAGACTCCTTATACATGGGAAGTAGAACTTTCGGCATTGGGACAGGCAAAATATGCAGATGAAACAGAAAAAAAACAGGCTTTCAAAAACAAATGGGAAGAACTTATTTTCAGTAATAAATTAGGCTATATGGCCACCTTGCGAAACCTGAGGAACATCCTTGAAGCAGGAGTTTCCCCAGAGGCAATGAGTAAAGTGTGCAGCTATCTGTCAGATGAGAGAGCAGTAAAAAATTCAAAACAGTTACCATTCCGTTTTCTGGCAGCATACAGGGAATTGAAAAGGGTTGATTCACCTTATCTGTCTTCTGTTTGGAATGCATTGGAAGACGCAGTTTTGGCAAGTGCTCAAAACATCAAAGGTTTCGGATTCAGTACTTCGGTGGTGATTGCGGCGGATGTTTCAGGTTCTATGCAGAAATCCGTTTCTCCTAAGAGTAAAGTCCTGTTGTATGATATCGGTTTATTGATGTCTATGATTCTACAGTCGCAATGTCAGAATGTAATTACCGGAATGTTCGGTGACCGATGGTTGAGGACACCTATGCCTAAACATGGAATTCTGCAAAATGTAGATGCACTATACAAAAGAGAAGGTGAAGTAGGCTATTCTACCAACGGATATCTGGTGATTGAAGACCTTATCAAAAGAAAAGAAATTGTAGACAAAGTAATGTTGTTTACAGATACTCAACTATGGGATAGCACTGGAAGAGGAAACTCTTTTGAAAATACATGGAACAGGTATAAAATGATAGCTCCAAATGCTAAACTCTATATTTTTGATCTGGCAGGCTATGGCAGACAGCCAATTGATATCAAAAGCAATGATGTATACCTTATTGCAGGTTGGTCAGATAAGGTTTTCGATGTATTGAATGCGTTGGAAGATCAGAAATCAGCCATAGAAATCATTGAAAAAGTAGTGCTGTAA
- a CDS encoding DUF6584 family protein, giving the protein MMENLFDKIEQDLKEGKKKKACDRLRNLINQFPNDLLLRKKLGQIYYEAGFLDEAGKYWILSEPENKEMEKAVALYRKTLGNSGNAILKDIVFRGNKAQLNEYAMNVFAELEKDSLKKTKHIPDFKPKTREKGNYSEPAAKTSFVNKIFMVVLIAFLISLPILGIFKFLELIYSLFSY; this is encoded by the coding sequence ATGATGGAAAATCTGTTTGATAAAATAGAGCAGGACCTTAAAGAAGGAAAAAAGAAAAAAGCATGTGACAGATTAAGAAATTTAATCAATCAATTTCCAAATGATCTTTTATTGAGAAAGAAATTGGGCCAAATTTATTATGAAGCAGGTTTTCTGGATGAAGCAGGGAAGTACTGGATTTTGTCTGAGCCTGAAAATAAAGAAATGGAAAAAGCCGTTGCCCTTTATAGAAAAACACTAGGCAATTCCGGAAATGCTATTTTGAAAGATATTGTCTTCAGAGGAAATAAAGCTCAGCTTAATGAATATGCCATGAACGTTTTTGCTGAATTGGAGAAAGATAGTCTTAAGAAAACAAAACATATTCCAGATTTTAAGCCTAAAACCAGAGAAAAAGGTAATTATTCAGAGCCGGCAGCCAAAACAAGTTTTGTAAATAAAATATTCATGGTCGTATTGATTGCATTTCTGATATCGCTTCCTATTTTAGGGATTTTCAAATTCTTAGAACTGATATATTCATTATTTTCTTATTAA
- a CDS encoding SulP family inorganic anion transporter: MKNTISLFDFSKKINYKNELLAGFTVAMTMIPESLSFAILAGLSPLTGLYAACLMGMVTAVLGGRPGMVSGGAGATIVVLIALIKSHGIEYLFATVVLGGILQMLVGVFKLGKFVRLIPQPVMYGFLNGLAIIIFMAQVEQFKITDTNGVVNWLQGMPLYIMGGLTALTIAVVYFFPKLTKAVPASLAAIIVVFAVVLGFNIPTKTVADIAHISGNLPSFHIPQIPFSLETLQIIFPYALIMAGVGLIESLLTLSMVDEITNSKGNANKESVAQGLANITNGFFGGMGGCAMVAQTLVNLNAGSRARLSGIIASFMILLIILFGAPIIEKIPMAALVGVMMMVAISTFQWVSIRIVNKMPKSDIFVGITVALITVLLHNLALAVLVGVIISALVFAWDNAKRIRARKYTDENGVKYYEIYGPLFFGSATAFADKFDPMNDPLEVVVDFKESRIVDMSAIDAVDKLSKRYKQQGKILFLRHLSEDCRKMLKNAEAVVEVNIQEDPTYKVMPEK; the protein is encoded by the coding sequence ATGAAGAATACCATCAGCTTATTCGATTTTTCGAAAAAAATAAATTATAAAAATGAATTGCTGGCAGGCTTTACCGTAGCCATGACCATGATTCCCGAATCTCTTTCATTTGCTATTCTGGCAGGGCTTTCTCCACTCACAGGGTTGTATGCCGCTTGTCTGATGGGAATGGTAACAGCTGTGTTGGGAGGTCGTCCGGGAATGGTTTCAGGAGGAGCCGGAGCCACAATTGTTGTTTTGATAGCACTCATCAAATCTCATGGAATAGAGTATCTTTTCGCGACCGTAGTCCTTGGCGGAATTCTTCAGATGCTTGTTGGAGTTTTTAAACTGGGAAAATTTGTCAGGCTTATTCCGCAACCGGTGATGTATGGATTTCTTAATGGGCTGGCCATTATTATTTTTATGGCTCAGGTCGAACAGTTTAAAATTACAGATACTAATGGAGTGGTCAATTGGCTGCAGGGAATGCCTTTATATATTATGGGAGGTCTCACCGCACTTACCATTGCTGTTGTTTATTTCTTTCCTAAGCTTACAAAAGCAGTTCCTGCATCTCTGGCAGCAATTATAGTTGTGTTTGCTGTAGTTCTTGGTTTTAATATCCCAACGAAAACAGTTGCGGATATTGCCCACATCAGTGGCAATCTTCCGAGTTTTCATATTCCACAAATTCCATTTTCTCTGGAAACACTACAGATTATTTTTCCTTATGCATTGATTATGGCCGGGGTAGGTCTTATTGAATCATTGCTTACTTTATCTATGGTGGATGAAATTACCAATTCCAAAGGAAATGCCAACAAAGAATCGGTTGCACAGGGATTAGCTAACATTACCAATGGTTTTTTTGGTGGAATGGGAGGGTGTGCAATGGTTGCCCAGACATTAGTGAATCTCAATGCAGGGTCCAGAGCAAGATTATCAGGAATTATTGCTTCCTTCATGATCTTATTGATTATTCTTTTTGGTGCACCTATTATTGAAAAAATTCCAATGGCAGCGTTAGTAGGGGTAATGATGATGGTTGCTATCAGTACCTTTCAATGGGTTTCTATCAGAATTGTAAATAAAATGCCAAAATCAGATATATTCGTAGGAATTACGGTGGCTTTAATTACTGTATTACTGCATAATCTTGCATTGGCGGTTTTAGTAGGAGTGATAATTTCTGCCCTTGTTTTTGCCTGGGATAATGCCAAAAGAATTCGTGCCAGAAAATATACAGATGAGAATGGGGTTAAGTATTATGAAATATATGGTCCATTATTTTTCGGATCAGCAACGGCATTTGCCGATAAGTTTGATCCGATGAATGATCCCCTTGAAGTGGTTGTAGACTTTAAAGAAAGCCGTATTGTAGATATGAGTGCCATTGATGCCGTAGATAAATTATCGAAACGATACAAACAACAAGGGAAAATATTATTTCTCCGTCACCTCAGTGAAGACTGCCGGAAAATGCTTAAAAATGCCGAAGCCGTAGTGGAAGTCAATATTCAGGAGGATCCTACCTATAAGGTAATGCCGGAAAAATAA
- a CDS encoding phosphoribosyltransferase family protein, which translates to MNKRYSLHHIHSADEFTFSPAEYSYFKYGDKSYAEKFAKELFDGFISEYEPLFNTDKEIVVLPSPYMAIPTASNFLCFYFKKHLDYYLFQKEKKSSILSKINRNHTYITDYGNLNFEDRKNLIANDTYYIDKDFLRGKLCIFIDDIKITGSHEYTVNRILNEYDVEADFMFLYYAELMNFNLDPKIENFFNYYAVKNVKHITEVMNKPSFQFNTRIVKYILSLDSSNFDYLTSKVKKEQMDLLLELAISNNYHLIKEYKNNINTLTQTELYYGY; encoded by the coding sequence ATGAACAAAAGGTACAGCTTACACCACATTCATTCGGCGGATGAGTTTACTTTCTCACCCGCAGAATACAGCTATTTCAAGTATGGCGATAAGTCGTATGCTGAAAAATTTGCAAAAGAATTATTCGATGGATTTATTTCCGAATATGAACCTCTTTTCAATACAGATAAAGAAATTGTAGTACTTCCAAGCCCTTACATGGCAATTCCTACTGCTTCCAATTTTTTATGCTTTTACTTTAAAAAACATTTGGATTATTATCTGTTTCAGAAAGAGAAAAAGTCAAGTATTTTATCCAAAATCAATAGGAATCATACCTATATCACGGATTACGGGAATCTTAATTTCGAGGATCGTAAAAATCTGATAGCCAATGATACTTATTACATTGATAAAGACTTTTTAAGAGGAAAACTTTGTATTTTTATAGACGATATAAAAATTACAGGAAGCCATGAATATACAGTGAACAGAATCCTGAATGAGTATGATGTGGAAGCAGATTTCATGTTTCTGTATTATGCTGAACTGATGAACTTTAATCTCGATCCTAAAATTGAGAACTTTTTCAATTACTATGCAGTGAAAAACGTAAAACATATTACAGAAGTAATGAATAAGCCGAGTTTTCAGTTCAATACAAGGATTGTAAAATATATTTTAAGCTTAGATTCAAGTAATTTTGACTATCTTACGTCTAAAGTAAAAAAGGAACAGATGGACCTCCTTTTGGAGCTTGCCATCAGTAACAATTATCATTTAATAAAAGAATATAAAAATAACATCAATACTTTAACACAAACGGAATTATATTATGGCTATTAA
- a CDS encoding helix-turn-helix domain-containing protein has product MLKMDYPEKLKDPKIKELLGKLDTSEDVLKFNDRLFKPSRESQKNNQKLKTYDKKTMLKLLEYQKKHGHSTSYMSKKFKISRTTLSKWKLMFEEELDHAMKKADK; this is encoded by the coding sequence ATGCTTAAGATGGATTACCCGGAAAAGCTAAAAGATCCTAAAATAAAAGAACTTCTCGGAAAACTGGATACCAGTGAAGATGTACTGAAATTCAATGACAGGCTTTTCAAACCTTCCAGAGAAAGCCAGAAAAATAATCAAAAATTAAAGACCTATGATAAGAAAACGATGCTTAAACTTCTTGAATATCAAAAGAAGCACGGGCATTCTACCAGTTATATGTCTAAAAAATTTAAGATCAGCAGAACAACACTCTCCAAATGGAAACTGATGTTTGAAGAGGAACTGGATCATGCTATGAAAAAAGCCGATAAATAG
- a CDS encoding TerD family protein, translating into MAINLQKGQRENINAPKFTVGLGWDINNTSTGTAFDLDASLFLLGDDKKLVSDNHFIFYNNLESPDKAVIHTGDNLTGEGSGDDEQIKIDLTKIDNSVKEITVVVTIHDADSRRQNFGQVRNSFIRIFNTDTNEEILKYELDEDFSIETAVEFGRIYNRNGEWKFEAVGAGQREGLEKFVSIYQK; encoded by the coding sequence ATGGCTATTAACTTACAAAAAGGACAAAGAGAAAATATCAACGCCCCTAAATTTACTGTAGGTTTAGGATGGGATATCAATAATACTTCTACAGGAACTGCATTTGACCTTGACGCTTCTTTATTTTTACTGGGAGATGACAAGAAGCTGGTTTCAGATAATCACTTTATTTTTTACAATAACCTTGAGTCTCCGGATAAAGCTGTAATCCATACTGGAGATAATCTTACAGGAGAGGGATCAGGTGATGACGAACAGATTAAGATCGATCTTACAAAAATTGATAACTCAGTAAAGGAAATTACAGTTGTAGTAACCATCCACGATGCAGATTCAAGAAGACAGAACTTTGGACAGGTAAGAAATTCTTTCATCAGAATTTTCAATACAGATACGAATGAAGAGATCTTAAAATATGAATTGGATGAAGATTTCTCAATCGAAACAGCAGTAGAATTCGGAAGAATCTACAACAGAAACGGAGAATGGAAATTTGAGGCAGTAGGAGCAGGACAGAGAGAGGGCCTTGAGAAGTTTGTATCAATCTATCAGAAATAA
- a CDS encoding HAD family hydrolase — protein MKTDIDIQNHCHFSFDLWLTLIKSHPEFKTKRVGLFSSFFNVEAPIEVVARTVKYYDDLCNTINEVTGGNIDTFEIYLMILGALNVDVKLLNKEKLHEFYMKSEELFLEYKPIIIFENIHDIFEDIKNQGKTINILSNTGFIKGKTMRKFLIHENLDQYIDFHIYSDEINCSKPNPLIFQEVKNNIRDQDLQLHQILHIGDNFVADYKGATDFGFSAHLLKH, from the coding sequence TTGAAAACAGATATCGACATTCAAAACCACTGTCATTTTTCCTTTGACCTGTGGCTTACCCTGATCAAATCTCATCCTGAATTTAAAACAAAAAGAGTTGGGCTGTTCTCCTCATTTTTTAATGTAGAAGCACCAATAGAAGTTGTTGCAAGAACCGTAAAATACTATGATGATCTTTGCAATACCATCAATGAAGTAACAGGAGGGAATATAGATACTTTTGAAATTTACCTAATGATTCTGGGAGCGTTGAATGTAGATGTAAAGCTTTTAAATAAAGAAAAACTTCATGAGTTTTATATGAAAAGTGAAGAACTGTTTCTGGAATATAAGCCTATTATCATTTTTGAAAATATTCATGATATTTTTGAGGATATTAAAAATCAAGGAAAAACCATTAATATTCTGAGCAATACAGGATTTATCAAAGGAAAAACCATGAGAAAGTTCCTGATCCATGAAAATCTGGACCAGTATATTGATTTTCATATTTATTCTGATGAAATCAACTGTTCAAAACCGAATCCGCTTATTTTTCAGGAAGTGAAGAATAATATTAGAGATCAAGATCTTCAGCTACATCAGATTCTGCACATCGGAGACAATTTTGTTGCCGACTATAAAGGAGCTACTGATTTCGGGTTCAGCGCACATTTACTTAAACATTAA
- a CDS encoding phosphate ABC transporter substrate-binding protein, translated as MKKNKTLKRIFGINEYELIDFPKKISGVQISRLQYGNDLGCSYCFPHGLEVVNAKETKFQRNWKKYRRSQWKNK; from the coding sequence ATGAAAAAAAATAAAACATTAAAACGAATTTTCGGAATCAATGAATATGAATTGATTGATTTCCCAAAGAAAATTTCCGGGGTACAGATTTCCAGACTCCAATACGGAAACGATTTAGGGTGTTCATATTGTTTTCCACACGGTTTAGAAGTGGTGAATGCAAAGGAAACCAAGTTTCAGCGAAATTGGAAGAAATACAGAAGATCCCAATGGAAAAACAAATAG
- the fusA gene encoding elongation factor G — translation MKNNTRNIGIIAHVDAGKTTLSERLLYYTGLIHKIGNVDDGNTTMDKDIQEKNRGITISSAAVSTQWQKDHNVYNINIIDTPGHIDFAVEVERSLRVLDSVVAVFCASSGVQPQTENVWFQAEKHGTSKIGFINKMDRVGADFFAVLEEIRTKLNAVPLALQVPIGAEDHFEGVIDLIQQKALYWMDDNGETIIEKEIPADYQYEAEEYRMKLQETLAEYNEDFFEAFMDTGREISNEMIITAIQDACRSGVVVPVLCGSAFKNKGIQPLLDAVVTYLPAPDQLSNIQAKDPQTDKSIELERNEEESFSGLVFKVIIDKHIGRLAMVRIYSGKIKSGDTILNVRTGESFRISRILQMQSDKTLSVEEGKAGDIVALTGIKDAKTGDSLSSLKKPVLLEAITIPAPVIRVSIEPKTNGDEKNFGLVLAKIQEEDPSLVVERDRQTGETLLSGLGELHLEVTLEKIRLNHGIEINQGQPKVSYREILTETKLHREKLSKQNGGSGQFADITFEIGPRNDNEHGLEFINMIKGGAIPGEFIPSVEKGFREAMEQGSLKGYPLESMRITLVDGAFHAQDSAALDFEIAARDGFKAAAGKCSPKLLEPVMQVEIQSIEEYTGVITADLSRRRGIIISIDEKSGRKIFTAEVPLASTFGYISDLRTLASGRASISMKLSHYALVPDFIANTLIT, via the coding sequence ATGAAAAACAACACAAGAAATATAGGGATTATAGCACATGTAGATGCAGGAAAAACAACTTTATCGGAAAGACTTCTTTATTATACAGGGCTTATTCATAAGATTGGAAATGTAGATGATGGAAATACAACCATGGATAAAGACATTCAGGAAAAAAACAGAGGGATAACCATTTCATCTGCTGCAGTTTCAACGCAATGGCAAAAAGATCATAATGTATATAACATCAATATTATTGACACCCCAGGACACATTGATTTTGCTGTGGAGGTAGAACGGTCATTAAGGGTGCTGGATAGTGTAGTTGCTGTTTTCTGTGCTTCGTCTGGAGTACAGCCACAAACTGAAAATGTCTGGTTCCAGGCTGAAAAACATGGAACGTCAAAGATCGGTTTCATCAATAAAATGGATAGAGTGGGTGCAGATTTTTTTGCTGTTCTTGAGGAGATTAGAACCAAGCTAAACGCTGTTCCCCTTGCTCTTCAGGTTCCTATTGGTGCTGAAGACCATTTTGAAGGAGTAATAGATCTCATCCAGCAGAAAGCTTTATACTGGATGGATGACAATGGAGAAACAATCATTGAAAAGGAAATTCCGGCAGACTATCAGTATGAAGCTGAAGAATACAGAATGAAGCTGCAGGAAACTCTTGCTGAATACAATGAGGATTTCTTTGAAGCTTTTATGGATACTGGACGTGAGATCAGTAATGAGATGATCATTACAGCCATACAGGATGCCTGCAGATCAGGAGTTGTTGTTCCTGTCCTTTGTGGATCAGCATTTAAGAATAAAGGAATTCAGCCGCTTTTGGATGCTGTGGTCACTTATCTTCCTGCTCCGGATCAACTTTCCAATATACAAGCAAAAGATCCTCAAACAGATAAAAGTATTGAGCTTGAAAGAAATGAAGAAGAATCTTTTTCAGGCCTTGTTTTTAAAGTCATTATAGATAAACATATCGGAAGACTTGCTATGGTTCGTATCTACTCAGGTAAGATAAAATCCGGAGATACAATACTGAATGTCAGAACCGGGGAAAGTTTCAGGATTTCCAGAATTCTACAAATGCAGTCAGATAAAACATTATCTGTTGAAGAAGGCAAAGCAGGTGATATTGTTGCTTTAACAGGAATAAAAGATGCTAAAACCGGAGATTCTTTATCTTCTTTGAAAAAACCTGTATTATTGGAAGCTATTACTATTCCCGCTCCTGTTATCAGGGTTTCTATTGAACCTAAAACCAATGGTGATGAGAAAAACTTCGGATTAGTGCTGGCTAAAATCCAGGAAGAAGATCCTTCTTTGGTTGTTGAAAGAGACAGGCAAACCGGTGAAACCTTATTAAGTGGACTTGGTGAGCTTCATCTTGAAGTTACTTTGGAAAAGATCCGTCTGAACCATGGTATAGAAATCAATCAGGGACAGCCTAAAGTTTCCTACAGAGAGATCTTAACGGAAACGAAACTCCACAGAGAGAAGCTTTCCAAACAAAATGGCGGAAGCGGGCAGTTTGCAGATATCACTTTTGAAATCGGACCGAGAAATGACAATGAACATGGATTGGAATTCATTAATATGATTAAAGGAGGTGCTATTCCTGGTGAATTTATTCCTTCTGTTGAAAAAGGATTTAGAGAGGCAATGGAACAAGGCTCTTTGAAAGGATATCCATTAGAAAGTATGAGGATAACTCTTGTAGATGGAGCATTCCATGCTCAGGATTCTGCAGCGCTGGATTTTGAAATTGCGGCAAGAGACGGCTTCAAGGCGGCTGCAGGAAAATGTAGTCCTAAGCTTCTGGAACCGGTGATGCAGGTTGAAATTCAAAGTATTGAAGAATATACTGGAGTAATCACTGCCGATCTCAGCAGAAGAAGAGGAATCATTATTTCCATTGATGAAAAATCAGGAAGGAAGATTTTTACTGCAGAGGTACCCTTGGCTTCTACCTTTGGATATATTTCTGATCTCCGAACCCTGGCCAGCGGAAGAGCTTCTATCAGCATGAAATTATCGCACTATGCTTTAGTGCCAGATTTTATCGCCAATACATTAATAACCTAA
- a CDS encoding VOC family protein, with translation MIKGLYETHVQVSDLESAIQFYTEVLGLRLAHRDETRPIAFMWIGEEKEFMLGLWEQKENLQARHFAFTSTTEDILNYSVKFLENKNLKPYNFLKNGSIEPMVFAWMPALAIYFNDPDGNQLEFISILEGDGKPELGVLTYEEWIERAQN, from the coding sequence ATGATTAAAGGATTATATGAAACTCATGTTCAGGTGAGTGATTTGGAAAGTGCTATCCAGTTCTATACCGAAGTTCTTGGATTGAGGTTGGCCCACAGGGATGAAACAAGACCTATAGCATTCATGTGGATTGGTGAAGAAAAAGAATTTATGCTTGGATTATGGGAACAGAAGGAAAACCTTCAGGCCAGACATTTTGCATTTACCAGCACTACAGAAGATATTCTCAATTATTCAGTAAAGTTTTTAGAAAATAAGAATTTAAAACCTTATAACTTCCTGAAAAATGGCAGTATCGAACCTATGGTATTTGCATGGATGCCTGCATTAGCTATTTATTTTAATGATCCTGATGGGAACCAACTGGAGTTTATCTCTATTCTGGAAGGCGATGGAAAACCTGAATTGGGTGTTCTTACTTATGAAGAATGGATTGAACGGGCACAAAATTAA